GTGCAATGCAATCATTGCTGCCAAAGACCAAGAACCAATGGTGATATAAGGCAGTTTACCAGTTAATCCATGAGCATAGATGCTGTAGAGGTGAGGTGCAAGTACTGCTCCTAAAACCAAGGCTGCACCAATGTGACCTTGAAACCTAAAAAGTATCTGTTTAAGCATTTGATTAGCTGTAGCAGCTCTGCGTAGATGTCCCATAGAAAGGGAATGGAGCTCCAAGTTGGAGGAGATCAGCTGAGTTGTCATGTCAGTGTCTGTCATAGTACCAGCACCACAGCAATAGATATTAGgagatatgaaatatatttttgtgtTCTTTCCTTCTGGCAAGAAGGCATAGGTAGATGGCAACATAGGTGAGATTAGCAGATAAGTGACAAAAGTGGCATTGGCAGATAGGTGACATAGGTGACCAAAGTGGCACCTTGGTGACATGGGTGACCAAAGATTTGGTGACATAGGTGGCCAAAATGGCATTGGCAGATAGGTGGCATTGGCAGTTAGATGAAACCAAAGACATTGCAGACATTCGACAAGGGTGCCATTAGCAGGTAGGTGTTATAGAGCCAGCAACAACAGCCAGAGACCAAGAGCTGCTCCCAGGCAGGAGGGAAGCGGGGTGAAGACAGAAACAGAATAAGGTAGTTATCTTTGAGGAGTGAGGAGTGGGTGGTGGGAAAGGTATGTCACCAATGTGTCCCCCGTGTCATCAAGGTGCCACTGTCACCATTAGCTACAGCTAATCAACTGCTTAAAACCAAGGTGGAACCTGTGCCaccattctttccctctctttctgcaAGCCTGGTGCTCAATCCACTCTGCCACATAACTGCTCCTTTAACCAGGCTTTCCTTGTTAATGGATCTAAACGGATTTTTAAATCCCAGGGTACAAAGTATAATCCTCCCTGCCTCTCCTACCTACTTTTACTGGCATCTCATATCCCAAAGGGCATTGGGGTTGATTTCTGTAGGATGTGTTttgaagaagagaaacagaaataaataagTCTTTGTTTCAAGTCCTTTGTGAAGAAGTTTTTCAAAAGgttgggaggaagaggggaaagatttgaactctgctACCCTGCATGACCCAAAATTTGTGAATTCACACAAAAACGCCTGATCTTTTAACTCGCTCTTCACTCAGTGTCCTTTGTGACATTCTTTGTGAAATCCCACCTCTAAAAACATTGAACACCTGGCGAGCCTGATCCATGGGCCTCTCAGAACGTCACTGGGCTCTTTCTTGGGTGATAACTGCAGAGACCCTCACCAAAGCCCAGTCAGAGCCAGGGTTCCTTTTGTATAGTCTTGGAGAATCCAAGGCTGCCTTCATGCTAAATTGACATATTAGAGGACTCCAATGCAGGAATACTGAGAACATTAAAACATCCCTCATCCCAGCATAATCTTCTTTGACTTTTCAATGTGTCTCCAACACATAGAGTTCCCCTTAAAGTAAAATGActttattgttcccattttagagatgatagaCTAGAGGTTCAGGAAGGTGGAGAATTATCCTAGTTCACATGGTCAGTTGACAACAGAGTTGGGACCAGATTCTGCATTTTGAGAGGTAAAATCCAAGACCCCAGAGTGGGGCTGGCTATTTGTGCAGTactttcatggaaaaaaaaaagtaccttcAGCCTAACCCTGATGAGCCGCttggtggcccagtagatagagtgccaggcctaaaatcaggaagacctgagttcaaatctgacctctgacacttattagctaaatatttgaccctgggcaaatcacttagctctgtttgcctcactttcctcatctgtaaaatgagctggagaaagaaatggcaaatcgctgCAGTGTCTTTGTGAgctttagaattgaaaggaatcttgaagttatctagtccaatcttcttgctttctggatgaggaaactggggtctaGAGAAGCTAAATAATTTACACAAGGTAGTAAATGgaagggtcaggatttgaatccaggacatCTGATTCtatatccagtgctctttctatgatGCCACAAAGCCCCAATGTCTGTGTCATTATTAGATGttttaaataacaattttttCACCATCCTCTAAATATTGCTAGTTTCCTTAATTGACAAAATACATGATCCTATCTTTGTGAATTTGACTGTTATATAGTTTCACCACTAACTTAATTTTGATCTTAGATGTTTAAGAAGCAGGGTAGGAATGGGGGCTGTGGCTGAGAATTCACTGCTCAGTTAGGGACCAGATTTTCAGTGTGGACAAGCTAACTCCAAGAGTTTTATGATAATAAAACTAAAAGGATAGGATGTATTAGGGGTGGGGTTTGGGGAAGGGTGGGGCTCAAATTCAAAGATGTCATGGGTACAAGGAACACC
This Trichosurus vulpecula isolate mTriVul1 chromosome 2, mTriVul1.pri, whole genome shotgun sequence DNA region includes the following protein-coding sequences:
- the LOC118836932 gene encoding proteasome subunit beta type-7-like, producing MLPSTYAFLPEGKNTKIYFISPNIYCCGAGTMTDTDMTTQLISSNLELHSLSMGHLRRAATANQMLKQILFRFQGHIGAALVLGAVLAPHLYSIYAHGLTGKLPYITIGSWSLAAMIALHKFKPAGLFSDLESGRNIDLCVISQTKLDFLPPFDIPSKKGSRFGRYKSEKGAIAILTEKVTSLKTEVLEETVQTMGTS